In Bacillus sp. Cs-700, one genomic interval encodes:
- a CDS encoding DUF3889 domain-containing protein yields the protein MLQKLIFLLSITVLFLVPINVHAEAPSYAKWGKTAIEETTKKYPDQQVTDYRYDGKVFISDVREQYDFEFTLKQNGQSREIRVYVLVNPQKDKLIDVKYDEIEEFQ from the coding sequence TTGTTACAAAAACTAATTTTTTTATTAAGTATAACCGTGCTATTCCTAGTCCCCATTAACGTTCATGCAGAAGCTCCTTCTTATGCAAAATGGGGGAAAACGGCTATTGAGGAAACGACCAAAAAATATCCAGATCAACAAGTGACTGACTATAGGTATGATGGGAAAGTATTTATCTCTGATGTAAGAGAACAATATGATTTCGAATTTACGTTAAAGCAAAACGGTCAGTCAAGAGAGATTCGCGTGTATGTGCTCGTTAATCCTCAAAAAGATAAGCTGATCGATGTGAAATATGATGAGATCGAAGAATTTCAATAA
- a CDS encoding DinB family protein: MFRQMEDFVHVWERETAQTSKLLSYLTDESLSQKVAPDHFTLEKLGVHLSQAITFMMSSAGLDLTPLEERESYNANEIKALYEQTAESFVRVLQEQWNDEKLSETTTFFGSETTYGSILYLLLQHQTHHRGQMTVLMRQAALTVPGMVGPSREEWAAMKG; encoded by the coding sequence ATGTTCCGTCAAATGGAGGATTTTGTTCATGTTTGGGAGCGCGAAACAGCGCAAACTAGTAAACTGTTGAGTTATTTAACAGATGAGTCTCTCTCGCAAAAGGTGGCACCAGATCACTTTACGCTTGAAAAGTTAGGGGTTCATTTATCACAGGCGATCACGTTTATGATGTCGAGTGCGGGACTTGATCTAACTCCTTTAGAAGAACGGGAGTCTTACAATGCCAATGAAATTAAAGCGTTATATGAGCAAACGGCTGAAAGTTTTGTCCGCGTGCTACAAGAGCAGTGGAATGATGAAAAATTATCAGAAACAACAACGTTTTTTGGTAGTGAAACAACTTACGGAAGTATTCTGTATTTATTGCTTCAACATCAAACACACCACCGAGGACAAATGACGGTTCTGATGCGTCAAGCCGCTTTAACCGTTCCTGGAATGGTAGGACCTTCTCGAGAAGAGTGGGCTGCTATGAAAGGATAA
- a CDS encoding CBO0543 family protein codes for MIEKTILWLLVIIGIGLFIFSLRKPPLKEWLLFFLLTVYFSSIIGVIVVEEGMLSYPVNLFNRHFDSSLTYEYVLFPVLGIYYYQSTFRSGWVGYFGKAAIYSGIITILEFFLEKYTDLIHYESWTWWYTFVSTLLLLVIIRVIVKYLPDVEQQR; via the coding sequence GTGATCGAAAAAACAATACTCTGGTTATTAGTTATTATAGGAATTGGTTTATTTATATTTAGTCTTCGAAAGCCCCCATTAAAAGAATGGCTTCTCTTTTTTTTACTGACAGTGTATTTTTCTTCTATTATTGGAGTGATTGTTGTGGAAGAAGGGATGCTTTCTTATCCTGTCAACTTGTTTAATCGACATTTTGACTCTAGCCTTACATATGAATATGTATTATTTCCGGTATTAGGCATTTATTATTATCAGTCGACATTTCGTTCTGGATGGGTTGGTTATTTTGGGAAGGCAGCCATTTATTCGGGGATTATTACGATCTTGGAATTTTTTCTTGAAAAATATACTGATCTTATCCACTATGAGAGTTGGACTTGGTGGTATACGTTTGTGAGTACACTGTTATTGTTGGTGATTATTAGGGTGATTGTAAAATATTTACCTGATGTGGAACAGCAGAGATAA
- a CDS encoding DUF2254 domain-containing protein: protein MIKKLLPWQLRKYFEMSRRIRKHELQATLWYMPGLYILGAFVFVAATLYLDLVLELSQYTPNMIRTTAQPTRLLISALIGGILTLSAFTLNSLLVVLTTFSGQFSPRMLLNFVADRTTQHFIGIFHGSFVYVLVVFLFITSKEDEYFVAIPGTTVFLAFVTVITFIFFINHATSWMQVHNIATNMKEESISIVRETLRNDLEQFRCEDPGDLMEKERETETLITAPDSGYIQLIDFKAMIDEAQKDQIIIKLHNKVGDYVLKGNRFFSYWGTGAERVNVEKYCQHIEQGYKETEIQDLKMGMTKLAEIGVKSLGNDDPQTSITVIHQMADLLLEVERDITFTPYLADHEQQVRVVMDAEDFSYYLYRGFGYLRHYAGDNYPIITEIIAALSMVAQSISKDKLDVVWDFAKNSMDHIPKQFIYHLDRDYLLNRLYDLALFTGHQDDYKPIEKRLLEIEKKHT, encoded by the coding sequence ATGATAAAAAAACTATTGCCATGGCAGTTACGGAAGTATTTCGAGATGTCAAGGCGAATCCGCAAACATGAACTTCAGGCAACGCTCTGGTATATGCCAGGCTTATATATTTTAGGTGCCTTTGTTTTTGTCGCCGCCACGTTATATTTAGATTTAGTTCTCGAACTCTCACAGTACACGCCCAATATGATCCGAACGACAGCACAACCTACCAGGCTACTCATTAGTGCCCTTATAGGAGGAATTTTAACGCTAAGCGCCTTCACGCTTAACTCCTTACTCGTTGTTCTGACAACATTTAGCGGACAATTTTCACCCCGAATGCTACTTAATTTCGTAGCCGATCGAACCACCCAGCACTTTATCGGTATTTTCCACGGCAGCTTTGTTTATGTTCTTGTCGTTTTCTTATTTATTACAAGTAAAGAAGATGAATATTTCGTTGCCATTCCAGGCACGACCGTTTTCCTCGCATTTGTGACGGTTATTACGTTTATTTTCTTTATCAACCATGCAACAAGTTGGATGCAGGTACATAATATCGCCACAAACATGAAGGAAGAATCGATCTCAATTGTGAGAGAAACACTTAGAAACGACCTTGAACAATTTCGCTGCGAAGACCCTGGCGATCTGATGGAGAAAGAACGAGAGACCGAGACGCTTATTACTGCTCCTGACTCAGGATACATCCAGCTTATTGACTTTAAAGCAATGATTGATGAAGCTCAAAAAGATCAAATTATTATTAAACTTCATAATAAAGTAGGAGATTACGTATTAAAAGGGAACCGCTTCTTCTCTTACTGGGGAACTGGCGCAGAGCGAGTAAACGTCGAAAAGTACTGCCAGCACATTGAGCAGGGCTATAAAGAAACAGAAATTCAAGATTTAAAGATGGGAATGACGAAACTTGCGGAAATCGGAGTAAAATCATTAGGGAATGACGACCCTCAAACAAGCATTACTGTCATTCACCAAATGGCCGATCTCCTTCTAGAAGTCGAGCGAGACATTACATTTACCCCTTATCTTGCCGATCATGAACAACAAGTAAGAGTTGTCATGGATGCAGAAGATTTTAGTTATTATCTGTATCGTGGCTTTGGCTATTTAAGGCATTATGCAGGAGACAATTACCCAATCATAACTGAAATTATCGCAGCCCTTAGTATGGTTGCTCAGTCGATTAGTAAAGATAAGCTCGATGTTGTTTGGGATTTTGCCAAAAATTCGATGGACCATATTCCGAAACAGTTCATCTATCATCTTGACCGTGATTACTTGTTAAATCGACTCTATGACCTCGCTCTCTTCACGGGGCATCAAGATGATTATAAACCAATTGAAAAACGCCTTCTTGAAATTGAAAAAAAGCATACTTAA
- the asnB gene encoding asparagine synthase (glutamine-hydrolyzing) codes for MCGFVGVLRTEPGKTDHHNHADFKKRNQIITHRGPDDEGYYTDESISLGFRRLSIIDLESGHQPYHYENERYWMVFNGEVYNYVELRERLKKEGYTFQTESDTEVVLTLFVHKGEKAFSELRGMFSILIWDKLEKKLVGARDPFGIKPLYYKQTEEEVIFASEKKSITMIDEFEAVNPAALQHYLSFQYVPEPLTMTEGIKKVEPGHYFVKKHHEPMLFKRYFHATFTPITAERNWVKDIQNVLYDSVNMHMRSDVPVGSFLSGGIDSSIIVSMAKKFNPQIKTFSVGFEREGYSEVDVAKETADKLEVPNYSYMISAKEYVQKLPKIMWHMDDPLADPACVPLYFVAREARKHVTVVLSGEGADELFGGYNIYREPDALRLFQPMPGVMKKMVNRVANVLPEGVRGKSFLERGSTPLSERYIGNAKMFEENEKEKLLTTYYQNEHYQKITKPFYQNVKRDNPVNQMQYIDIQTWLRGDILLKADKMTMANALELRVPFLDKEVFNVAREIPVHEKIADGTTKSILRKAARGVVPDHVLDRKKLGFPVPIRHWLRNELYEWAKQLIHVSETDYLIDKTIVIKLLQAHKAEKGDYSRKIWTVLIFMLWHQIFVEGVYSFEELQKEDEIVSKVATYR; via the coding sequence ATGTGTGGTTTTGTTGGGGTATTACGTACAGAACCAGGAAAAACGGATCATCACAATCATGCTGATTTCAAGAAAAGAAATCAAATTATTACGCATAGAGGTCCCGATGATGAGGGCTATTATACAGATGAATCAATTTCTCTTGGTTTTAGAAGATTAAGTATTATCGATCTTGAAAGTGGCCATCAGCCTTATCATTATGAAAATGAGCGCTATTGGATGGTTTTTAATGGTGAAGTTTATAACTATGTTGAACTTCGTGAACGATTAAAGAAAGAAGGCTATACGTTCCAAACAGAGTCAGACACAGAAGTTGTGCTAACTCTTTTTGTTCATAAAGGAGAAAAGGCATTCTCAGAATTAAGGGGGATGTTTTCAATCCTCATTTGGGACAAGCTTGAAAAGAAACTAGTTGGTGCTCGCGATCCTTTTGGCATTAAGCCGCTTTACTATAAGCAAACAGAAGAAGAAGTGATTTTTGCTTCTGAGAAAAAAAGTATTACGATGATTGATGAGTTCGAAGCAGTGAATCCAGCTGCTCTTCAGCATTATTTAAGTTTTCAATATGTGCCAGAACCGCTGACAATGACGGAGGGTATTAAAAAAGTCGAACCTGGTCATTATTTTGTGAAGAAACATCACGAACCTATGCTATTCAAACGTTATTTCCACGCAACATTCACACCAATAACAGCCGAACGAAATTGGGTGAAGGATATTCAAAACGTTCTTTATGATTCCGTGAATATGCATATGCGCAGTGATGTTCCAGTAGGTTCTTTCTTATCTGGAGGAATTGACTCATCCATTATCGTTTCCATGGCAAAGAAATTCAATCCGCAAATTAAAACTTTTTCTGTTGGTTTTGAGCGGGAAGGATACTCTGAAGTTGACGTTGCCAAGGAAACGGCTGATAAACTTGAGGTTCCTAATTATTCATATATGATTTCTGCTAAAGAATATGTTCAAAAGCTTCCTAAGATTATGTGGCATATGGATGACCCTCTGGCGGATCCAGCCTGTGTGCCTCTTTATTTCGTAGCACGTGAAGCAAGAAAGCATGTGACGGTTGTTTTATCAGGTGAGGGTGCTGATGAGCTCTTTGGTGGATATAACATTTATCGTGAACCCGATGCGCTTCGGCTCTTCCAGCCAATGCCGGGAGTTATGAAGAAAATGGTGAATCGTGTTGCGAATGTGTTGCCTGAGGGAGTTCGAGGAAAAAGTTTTCTTGAGAGGGGTTCAACACCACTTTCTGAGCGATATATCGGAAATGCTAAGATGTTTGAAGAAAACGAAAAGGAAAAACTTCTCACTACTTACTATCAAAACGAGCATTACCAAAAAATCACTAAGCCATTTTATCAAAATGTGAAGCGAGACAATCCGGTTAATCAGATGCAATACATCGACATTCAAACGTGGTTAAGAGGAGATATCCTTCTTAAAGCGGATAAGATGACGATGGCGAATGCGCTTGAATTACGCGTTCCATTTCTAGATAAAGAAGTGTTTAACGTGGCGCGGGAAATTCCAGTTCATGAAAAAATAGCAGACGGTACGACTAAATCGATTCTTAGGAAGGCAGCGCGTGGCGTCGTGCCGGATCATGTTCTGGATCGAAAGAAACTTGGTTTCCCAGTACCGATTCGCCACTGGTTACGGAATGAATTATATGAATGGGCAAAGCAGTTGATTCATGTAAGTGAAACGGATTATTTGATCGATAAAACGATTGTGATAAAGCTTCTTCAAGCCCATAAAGCTGAAAAAGGAGATTATTCACGAAAAATATGGACCGTGCTAATCTTTATGCTCTGGCATCAAATTTTTGTAGAAGGCGTATATTCGTTTGAAGAACTGCAAAAAGAAGATGAAATTGTAAGCAAAGTAGCAACGTATCGGTAA
- a CDS encoding class I SAM-dependent methyltransferase produces MNPTKQAKIFDTHAKMYEKRRQKTTIDTKWRRELLAKADGDILELSVGTGTNFPIYQNISSLIAVDFSIEMVRYAREAAKETTYPCTVLHKNVEQLEFEENTFDTVVSTLSMCSYPHPAFVLEKMAKWCKPGGQVLLFEHGVSTNPLVGKLQTQLDPFLSERIGCHVDRDMLEYIKQSSLHVNRIESHLFGMFHLIFATKREV; encoded by the coding sequence ATGAATCCAACGAAACAAGCTAAAATATTTGATACCCATGCAAAAATGTACGAAAAAAGAAGACAAAAAACGACTATAGATACGAAGTGGCGACGTGAGTTATTAGCTAAGGCAGATGGAGATATACTTGAGCTATCTGTAGGAACAGGAACGAATTTTCCGATCTATCAAAACATTTCCTCGCTCATAGCCGTCGATTTTAGTATAGAAATGGTTCGATATGCGAGGGAGGCTGCAAAGGAAACGACATATCCGTGTACAGTGCTCCATAAGAATGTGGAACAACTTGAGTTTGAAGAAAATACATTTGATACGGTTGTATCGACGCTGTCTATGTGTTCTTACCCACACCCAGCCTTTGTACTAGAGAAAATGGCGAAATGGTGTAAACCAGGCGGGCAAGTTTTATTGTTTGAGCACGGCGTTAGCACAAATCCCTTAGTAGGTAAATTACAGACTCAACTAGACCCCTTCTTATCGGAAAGGATAGGCTGTCATGTCGACAGAGATATGTTGGAGTATATTAAGCAATCAAGCTTGCATGTGAATCGGATTGAGAGCCACTTATTTGGTATGTTTCATCTTATCTTTGCAACAAAACGCGAGGTATAG
- a CDS encoding peroxiredoxin, giving the protein MDEKQSCSLPNCAQTNDQAPLFRAEAYDPIGRKFKEINLEDYKGKWVILFFYSSDFTFVUPTELAAVAAIYPELQAMNTVVLGISTDSVYAHKVFTEVSPAASKVNYPLVSDRNHRISRDYRVLNEEAGATYRGTVIINPDGVIVSKMMYPVEVGRNAYEILRLMQALQYNVKTGEAVPANWVPGQPGIVRRSKYIGRM; this is encoded by the coding sequence GTGGATGAAAAGCAATCATGTTCTCTTCCGAACTGTGCACAAACAAACGATCAGGCTCCTTTATTTCGAGCTGAAGCATATGATCCGATTGGGAGGAAATTCAAAGAAATTAACCTTGAGGACTATAAAGGAAAATGGGTGATCTTATTTTTCTATTCAAGTGATTTTACCTTTGTTTGACCGACAGAACTGGCAGCGGTCGCTGCTATTTATCCAGAGCTTCAAGCTATGAATACTGTAGTACTCGGAATTAGTACAGATAGCGTGTATGCCCATAAAGTTTTTACCGAGGTTTCCCCAGCCGCCTCTAAAGTGAACTATCCTCTTGTTAGTGATCGGAATCATCGGATTAGCCGAGACTACCGCGTGTTAAATGAAGAAGCGGGGGCGACGTATCGAGGAACAGTTATTATAAACCCAGATGGCGTAATCGTTTCAAAGATGATGTATCCTGTCGAGGTGGGAAGAAACGCTTATGAAATTCTTCGTCTCATGCAAGCACTTCAATATAATGTAAAAACGGGAGAAGCAGTGCCGGCAAATTGGGTACCGGGTCAACCAGGAATTGTTCGAAGGTCAAAGTATATTGGAAGGATGTGA